From Daucus carota subsp. sativus chromosome 6, DH1 v3.0, whole genome shotgun sequence:
gatttttagaacactgtgtACTACATATAAAATTCAATCAATTCGATAATCTGGTATCCTGTATCTCCGCCCTTCTAATTCGCCACCGCTAGTGCCTAGTTTCTTATAAACTGTTAAAATCTTAACGGCCgttttttttacttaaaatcTTAAGAGCCGGTTGAGAGTGagcttataataaatatttttttatttaaaataaattttttattaaaaatcaaaatggacatgtaataGAAGTTGGGAGAATGCTTATCACGTGGAAACTATTTGTTAGGTAACTCAAGGATTGATTCAGAATTTAGTCttttaagatattattatttcatataatattctcAGGTTTTTTTAACAAATGTTTTTTCACTTTATTGAGATTTTATGGAAAAGTTTCAttcttaaaaatcttaaaatttaagaattaCACAAATCCTAGGGATCATTTGAGTTTGGTCAAGCTAACtaataaagcaaaaaggaaATGAGTGGTTCATTTTATGTGTAATAAAAATTGGTTTTCGCTCTTCATTTTCATattcaattataatatatactgtTAAACAAATAGATTAAGTTATAggaaattgtaaatattttttattaattaaaacaatttatatataattcattaaaaaattagtgatatttttaaataattatttatattagtttattaaaatatgaataaatgatatcataattataattatttttgaatgtttaaattttttaaaaattattcctTTCGAGATAAAAAATAATGTACAGGTAATTCATTCCTCCTATTTCTTTTCCAGAATTCAATTACAAATCGATCAAAAACACttaatttacataaataatttaataacgaTTGCCCATTTCAGGAATTTCTATTTTCCTAGTAGTATATAGTGAGTCGCCGCTTACAATCCACTTCTCCTTCCCAAGTGCAAGCTCTCTGTTTGCCTAAAGAGATGGAACTAATATCAACCATCTTTTCCCTCATCCTCTTCTTCACtcccttcattttcttttacttttttcATTTACCAAACCCTAAATACGGCTTTAAATCCTACCCACTCCTCGGATCCTTACCCGACTTCATCAAGAACCGCCACCGCTTTCTCGAGTGGAGCACCGAAATTCTCGCGGGCTGCCCCACCAACACCGCCGTCTTCCGCCGCCCCGGAAAGATCCACGGCGTCATCACAGCCAACCCATCAAACGTGCAACACATGCTCAAAACCAACTTTGAGAATTACCCAAAAGGCCCTCGCTTCATCACACTCCTCCAAGACTTTCTTGGACAAGGTATATTTAACTCGGATGGGCATATCTGGAAAGTCCAACGTAAGACAGCCAGTTATGAGTTTAACACCAACTCACTCCGGAACTTTATTGTTCACATCTCAACGGCTGAGTTACAAACCGGTTTGATTCCGGTTCTTCGTGAGGCCGCTGAAAGAAACCGGGTTGTTGATTTGCAGGACCTTTTGGAACGGTTCGCTTTTGATAATATTTGCAAGCTTGCGTTTAATGTGGATCCGGGTTGTTTAAAAGGGGTTGGAAATAATGCTGGCAGCGAGTTCATGAAGGCGTTTGAATCGGCCGCTACGTTGAGTGCCGGCCGGTTCATGTACATTTTTTTGTTCGTGTACAGGATTAAAAAGTTTTTTAATATGGGGTCTGAAATGCAGCTGAGGGATTCAATCAGGATCGTTCATGAGTTTGCGGATAATATTATACGGTCGAGATTACAGGAACGAGTTGAGCGAAAAGGCGAGGATTTGTTATCCCGGTTTATTCAAGACTCGAGCAACTCGGCCGAGATGCTACGAGATATTGTTATAAGCTTTATTTTAGCAGGCCGTGACACAACTTCATCATTGTTAACCTGGTTTATCTGGCTATTATCATCTAGGCCAAATGTGGTTGATAAAATACTCCAAGAGCTTAAAAAAATTCGAGAATATGATACGGATTCGGATACGTATAGCTTCGATGAGCTACGTGAGATGCAGTATCTCCATGCAGCGATATCGGAAGCGTTACGGTTGTATCCACCTGTACCGGTTGACACCAAGTTGTGTGAGAATGATGATGTTCTGCCAGATGGTACAGTGATCAAGAAGGGGTGGTTTGCAACATACAATACCTATGCAATGGGGAGAATGGAGAGCATTTGGGGCAAAGATTGCCTCGAGTATAGGCCGGAGAGGTGgctggatgagaatggagtgtGCAAGCAAGAAAGTTCATTTAAGTTTCCGGTTTTTCATGCAGGTCCGAGGATTTGCTTAGGGAAAGACATGGCTTATATTCAGATGAAGTCTATTGCGGCATCAGTGATCAAAAGGTTTACGTTTGAGGTTGTGAATGTCAAGGAAGATGCTATTCCTGAGCATGTTTTATCTTTGACCTTGAGGATGAAAGAGGGGTTACATGTTAGTGTGAAAGAAAGGCTCCTGGAGACCTGATCCGCTAACAAAGCTGGTGATTCGTATTAGTGAGACAGATGATTTATAGTATTGTGACAGGCGATTTCTTGATCTCCAGAATTTTTAGATTTGAAATGATTTGTAATTGCATTTGCATCCAGTGTTTTTACGTATGTGATATGAAATTTGCCAGTTTGTCATAACCAGTGTCTGGATGAGCACATACTGTTGTCTCTGCGTTGTAAACACCAAAGGGTCTAAACAGAggaataaatgataaaatccAAAATGGGGGAAAATTGAGGAGTGTGATCTATGAATTGGCACATTTGCTGGGACATGCACTGGCATCTGCAAAACAAACTTTCTATTTGAAGGCACTAGGTAATATTCATATGCATAAACCGTTTTTCTAGTACGTGCCATGGGAACATGCTAAGCCGTAAGCATAAATTACATACTCCcttcgtttcaaattagatgtccactttcaaaaaatcacacagtttaagaaaagtggttgtcacaaattaattgcattaaaggagcataatatgtggtgtgtgattgatctaggaaatataaataagagatatgtggaggcgaattgacttaggaaatataattttgcattgaaagttgaagtggacaagtaatttgaaacaaaaaattttcttgaaagtggacatgtaaattgaaacggagggagtactatggcaaaattgaaaaactattactccctccgtcccaaaataagtgtcgcTTTGATTTTATGCACGTAATTTAAGTTGCAAGAAAAACATATTTCCACGtattattttccaaattttctttttttgaataaaaatatacatgttaaacttttattcagaaaaagaaaatttaaaaaataatatatagaagtatgatttttttgcaccttaaattatgtgaaaaaagtcaaaaggacacttattttgggacagagggagtactaccGATGAAAATGCCAACAGCAGGCTCTGTATCTGTCTAATTATTAACCTGGAGCAGCTGCAGTCAACAATATAACCGATTAACCTTCTGATATTCAATTTACAAGGAAATGCAACATATTTCTGGCACGACTCCATGAGGCAATTTAATGCATAGTAACAGGCATTCCACTGTGGTTATAATCTCGATCCAACACATCCCAAGTATCCTCAAGCTTTAACTACCCTTACATCATTGAATGTAGAAACCTGCAGGTTTTTACTCCTAGTAAATGCACTCAGTCAAGCAAGTAATAGAGGAGACACTCAGTAATTATACTCGTCTCCGAGGTAAATCTCCTGAGCTTGAATCAAATAAGAGAGCTGACGCTTTCCTCAGACCCTTTAACTGGTTCATATCCTATCTGCAGACAGCCCCTCATGCTAACCCCTTTATTAACGAGAACTCGTGTATTCTTGTACGCTCACTTGATTATCATGTTTCGGCATTCCCTTTAACACCATTTAATGGCTTTCCTATGACTGATGATTATGTTTGCTGCCATACCTAATTGCTCATTTCCTTTACCTTTTTCAAAGATTTCGAATATGGTCAGTATTTCATTGTGCATTGTTCCAATTTCATCATGTTTATTGCTTTCTTTTGCTTtagattatatgaattttaatgctGCAAAATTTCTTTAGATATTCAGTTCTAAACAAAAAGTTCTTGCTTGCAATTATGTGGCACTCAACAATTCGGCGAAGAGGTCCTTGAATGCCCGCCACTGAAGCCCATATTCTGTTTACCTCTAGCTCTTGGAGGATGGATAGTTTATGAGTGTTGAACAGCCCTTAGCAGttctaattttcttttttcttttttttttttgataatagcagttctaattttctaaatggTTTTTGTTTTATGTAGATTCTAATATTTGTGTTCATATGTTTCTGTTGATGAGAATACAATTTTTAAATAGTTAgacttataaaaatatttaaattaaaatcttaaataaataaCAAGAGGAGTGCCGGAtcactaattatttttaatattttaatttgaattaagtGATTGAATCTATAGttatttagtttattttataattataacatcacatatatattaaatcaaaattattggtCAAGTATACCGgctttttaatttattgataatttttagtataattgaaatatatttaaacattCAATTTATAAGCTTTTCCAAAGCTTAACACATACCTCAATAAAATACATTAATTTAACCATATTCATTAATCCACAATATCACCCGATTATAAAACTACTATACTCTTTAAagtattaaaagtaaaaaaaaattagggaagccaattcaaaatattcataaaagacCTGATCCAAAATGgataaaatacagcaaactcaaCCAACCAAGCAACCAGCTAAGCTAACCTCCAAAAAAATCTCTCTGTTTCCATTTCCTTTATCCTCCAATCTGCCATGGCTGCTTCAGCTGTTACACATCTTGCCACCATTTTCACATCACCTACTTCAAACTCCCCGTCCCCTTCCTTCCGTAAATTATCAATAACTTCAACACTAAACAACAGAATTATTACTAATAACAATGATAAGAAACCGTGCTCTCAAAGCTTTAATGATGATCATACAACTACTAGAAGAGAGTTCTTGAAAAGTAGCTCTGCAATGCTGGCTCCGATGATCGTAACTAGTACTAATTCTCCGGCTGCTGAAGCTCGAGAGGTGGAAGTTGGCTCCTTCCTCCCCCCTGCTCCTTCTGACCCTTCTTTTGTTCTCTTCAAGGCCACTACTAAAGACACCCCTGCTCTCCGTGCAGGTATCATTACCATTCCCTTATCCGATACGTCTGCTTTCGTGTCTACTGTCTAGTTTTTAGAAATTATGAATCTGTTATGTTGAATTCAGCTCCTATGATTGTTGTAACTTAAAGTACCATCGTGTAACGCCCTTAATGTTGTGACTCCACTTTTTAAGACAGTCTCTATGgtaatgaaattttaatttagttgttCGCAGGAAATGTTGAGCCGTACCAGTTTGTGATTCCACCGACATGGAAACAAGATCGGATAGCAAACATACTGTCAGGAAATTACTGTCAGCCCAAGTGTGCAGAGCCTTGGATAGAGGTGAAATTTGAGAACGACAAACAAGGAAAGATTCAGGTAGTCGCTTCTCCTCTAATACGCCTTACCAACAAACCAAACGCAACAATTGAAGATATTGGGAGCCCGGAGAAGCTCATTGCCTCACTTGGGGCGTTTGTCACTGGGAACACATACGATTCTGATGAACTCATTGAAACATCAATTGAGAAGATTGGAGACCAAACGGTAAATTCACTCCTCTATAAAACAAGTGCTTCTGTGTttacatttgtttttcttttctttgtgcATCTGAAAATGGTTGAGTATAACTCGTTTTTGGTGTATGCAGTACTACAAATACGTTCTGGAGACTCCA
This genomic window contains:
- the LOC108225200 gene encoding cytochrome P450 CYP94D108, which encodes MELISTIFSLILFFTPFIFFYFFHLPNPKYGFKSYPLLGSLPDFIKNRHRFLEWSTEILAGCPTNTAVFRRPGKIHGVITANPSNVQHMLKTNFENYPKGPRFITLLQDFLGQGIFNSDGHIWKVQRKTASYEFNTNSLRNFIVHISTAELQTGLIPVLREAAERNRVVDLQDLLERFAFDNICKLAFNVDPGCLKGVGNNAGSEFMKAFESAATLSAGRFMYIFLFVYRIKKFFNMGSEMQLRDSIRIVHEFADNIIRSRLQERVERKGEDLLSRFIQDSSNSAEMLRDIVISFILAGRDTTSSLLTWFIWLLSSRPNVVDKILQELKKIREYDTDSDTYSFDELREMQYLHAAISEALRLYPPVPVDTKLCENDDVLPDGTVIKKGWFATYNTYAMGRMESIWGKDCLEYRPERWLDENGVCKQESSFKFPVFHAGPRICLGKDMAYIQMKSIAASVIKRFTFEVVNVKEDAIPEHVLSLTLRMKEGLHVSVKERLLET
- the LOC108227446 gene encoding psbP domain-containing protein 6, chloroplastic, with amino-acid sequence MAASAVTHLATIFTSPTSNSPSPSFRKLSITSTLNNRIITNNNDKKPCSQSFNDDHTTTRREFLKSSSAMLAPMIVTSTNSPAAEAREVEVGSFLPPAPSDPSFVLFKATTKDTPALRAGNVEPYQFVIPPTWKQDRIANILSGNYCQPKCAEPWIEVKFENDKQGKIQVVASPLIRLTNKPNATIEDIGSPEKLIASLGAFVTGNTYDSDELIETSIEKIGDQTYYKYVLETPFALTGSHNLAKATAKGNTVILFVVSATDKQWPSSQKTLKTILDSFRV